One genomic region from Neospora caninum Liverpool complete genome, chromosome V encodes:
- a CDS encoding putative lysophospholipase — MAPPSGVTSASPQSPAETDVAVCPSVICTSETKLEEWPHPRLPPFSIDYVELRYPQVAIFHNVKDKPVVRYTWPTTTGAARGAVVLLHDQGTHTMFEWLKHLPPLSKEEREQMEEDPDATETEKKEFMRMRKASHYEGSWVQKFNDAGLDVHAIDLQGHGLSKVVEGKNYELPCSFDEFAEDTCWLLEEVCRHSTLPIFIVGQGLGATIAARAVEMLARQGKLGKPHVPPQKSADAGVSDQFSTTGTSQNSQAGNEARGLQYATETQYCLHTGKGKKEVPVEHITVQARPIPIAGLVLLSPLLTLKEITPEEMHKGKKHANEGIMTRLARCFGSSSDSPHPLAGLLGFRMHQENPLMPDYNVWYKNDTMTIKGLTPQALYNQIRQGIDSAVDDARWLLTPVERDSAHTFSLKDWQEKHRRWMEMMRTKPPSVLASLIVDKNKDIPEVPDLAPWLKDEFEDQELSSRPWRLQERAAAQEAERNASRGPLASRLSERAKLAYYVNVLLVQSLADTTANPRGTAYFFKRIGGRIQASREILVQLGELPEEEYIGSCSSCRHPDVRQDDDSAKLTAVEFSTESDDSGWVEVVTNRPVTAGSPGQSQVSPPKGSSPAGSPSGQVQGSRGQEFVDDICRESVTSQNEESANQTDGYEAASNTEAQSEETETGDNEAVQERVKKLMEVNMRLDKDLQLKTTEEATEGMSRQGTFVRPSYLQRFDTEDLQRAKREAEAGFVGVEEVKWVKEVPARGVGPLACCGGSTGRVRRVDLVEAKVRLVDRIVMMEATDSVKALIDEIGERERLQKEAAKQKKEQSSWFFNCIAGGEPVEKPVPQPVFWEQKRLWRNVQGVVVDESGRRVPVEEVERLRTQKPEDYMRLFFRYGAATGNGNHARTAMWLVPDMYHSLCQEDKDGQLAAKLLDQWILPVLGDLEERELVWQKVNRSANGAKAAN, encoded by the coding sequence ATGGCACCTCCGTCTGGTGTTACATCGGCGTCGCCTCAGTCCCCCGCCGAGACGGACGTGGCTGTTTGCCCGTCGGTCATTTGCACCTCTGAGACGAAGCTGGAAGAATGGCCGCACCCGCGGTTGCCACCCTTCTCGATCGACTACGTCGAGCTGCGCTACCCACAAGTTGCCATTTTCCACAATGTGAAGGATAAACCTGTTGTGCGATACACATGGCCCACAACCACGGGCGCAGCTCGGGGTGCGGTTGTGCTCCTTCATGACCAAGGTACCCATACGATGTTTGAGTGGCTCAAGCACCTGCCTCCGCTCtcgaaggaagaacgagagcaGATGGAAGAAGATCCCGATGCcaccgaaacagagaaaaaggagttCATGCGCATGCGGAAAGCCTCACACTATGAGGGCTCGTGGGTGCAAAAATTCAATGACGCGGGCCTGGATGTTCATGCGATTGATCTACAGGGCCATGGCCTTTCGAAGGTCGTTGAGGGGAAAAACTACGAATTGCCATGCAGTTTCGATGAATTCGCTGAGGATACGTGCTGGCTCCTGGAAGAGGTTTGCCGCCACTCCACGCTCCCCATTTTCATCGTTGGACAGGGCTTGGGGGCAACGATTGCGGCGCGGGCTGTTGAGATGCTTGCACGTCAAGGGAAGCTGGGCAAACCCCACGTTCCTCCACAGAAATCTGCCGATGCGGGCGTGTCGGATCAGTTTAGTACGACGGGAACATCGCAAAATTCCCAGGCGGGCAATGAGGCACGGGGCCTGCAGTATGCCACCGAGACGCAGTACTGCCTGCACACAGgcaaggggaagaaggaggtTCCAGTGGAGCACATCACGGTGCAAGCACGGCCCATCCCTATCGCTGGACTTGTGTTGTTGTCCCCGCTGCTCACGCTGAAGGAGATCACTCCTGAGGAGATGCATaagggaaaaaaacacgcaaaCGAGGGAATCATGACGAGACTTGCGCGCTGCTTTGGATCGTCCAGCGATTCACCGCACCCACTGGCGGGCTTGTTGGGCTTCCGTATGCATCAGGAGAATCCGCTCATGCCAGACTACAACGTCTGGTACAAGAATGACACTATGACGATCAAAGGTCTGACCCCGCAGGCGCTTTACAACCAAATTCGGCAAGGCATCGACTCGGCAGTCGATGACGCCCGGTGGCTTTTGACGCCAGTTGAGCGCGATTCAGCGCACACCTTTTCCTTGAAAGACTGGCAAGAGAAGCATCGTCGGTGGATGGAAATGATGCGTACAAAGCCGCCGAGCGTCTTGGCCTCTTTGATAGTCGACAAGAACAAGGACATTCCCGAGGTTCCTGACCTCGCCCCGTGGCTCAAGGATGAATTTGAAGACCAGGAATTGTCTTCGAGGCCGTGGCGTCTGCAGGAACGGGCAGCCGctcaggaggcagagagaaacgcctcCCGCGGGCCTCTGGCATCACGCCTGTCGGAGCGGGCAAAGTTGGCGTACTATGTGAACGTTCTGCTAGTTCAGAGTTTGGCAGACACAACAGCCAATCCCCGCGGCACTGCCTACTTCTTCAAGAGGATTGGAGGCCGTATCCAGGCCTCGAGGGAGATCCTCGTTCAGCTTGGTGAACTGCCAGAGGAAGAGTACATCGGATCTTGCTCGTCTTGCCGGCACCCCGATGTGCGTCAGGATGATGACTCTGCGAAGCTCACTGCGGTTGAATTCAGcaccgagagcgacgacagCGGCTGGGTTGAAGTCGTCACGAACCGCCCAGTGACGGCGGGTTCGCCCGGTCAGTCCCAGGTGTCCCCGCCCAAGGGGTCGTCCCCGGCTGGCAGTCCTTCAGGCCAGGTGCAGGGTTCACGAGGTCAGGAATTTGTGGACGACATTTGCCGTGAGTCCGTCACCTCTCAGAATGAGGAATCTGCAAATCAGACTGATGGATATGAAGCCGCATCGAATACGGAGGCGCAgtcggaagagacagagacaggtgaCAACGAAGCTGTACAGGAGCGTGTGAAGAAGCTGATGGAAGTGAATATGCGCCTCGACAAAGACTTGCAGCTTAAGACCACGGAAGAAGCCACAGAGGGTATGTCACGCCAAGGGACGTTTGTTCGTCCCTCGTACTTGCAGCGATTTGATACGGAAGACCTACAgagggcgaaacgcgaggcggaagcagGCTTCGTTGGAGTGGAAGAAGTCAAGTGGGTGAAGGAAGTGCCAGCGAGAGGCGTCGGGCCGCTGGCGTGCTGCGGGGGTTCGACGGGCCGGGTGCGTCGTGTTGACCTAGTTGAAGCAAAAGTGAGGCTGGTTGACAGGATTGTCATGATGGAAGCAACCGATTCGGTAAAGGCATTGATTGACGAAATTGGAGAGCGCGAACGTCTTCAGAaagaagcggcgaagcagaagaaagagcaaagCAGCTGGTTCTTCAACTGCATCGCTGGCGGTGAGCCAGTTGAAAAGCCCGTGCCGCAGCCCGTTTTCTGGGAACAGAAAAGGCTATGGAGGAATGTGCAGGGGGTTGTAGTAGATGAAAGCGGCCGCCGAGTACCAGTCGAAGAAGTCGAACGCCTGCGGACTCAAAAACCAGAAGACTAcatgcgtctcttcttccgttaTGGCGCAGCAACAGGCAACGGCAATCACGCGCGCACGGCCATGTGGCTGGTCCCGGATATGTACCATTCCCTTTGccaggaagacaaagacggcCAGCTTGCTGCCAAGCTTCTTGATCAGTGGATTCTGCCCGTCCTCGGTGATCTTGAAGAGCGTGAACTCGTCTGGCAAAAAGTGAATCGCTCTGCCAATGGCGCCAAGGCCGCGAATTGA
- a CDS encoding putative u6 snRNA-associated Sm-like protein gives MTSKEARSVIDLNKFLNQRVRVKFSGGREITGVLKGHDAVSNLVLDETEEFLRDPEDPYKLLDQTRTLGLIVARGTAVVLISPVAGTEEIANPFVDATS, from the exons ATGACAAGCAAAGAAGCACGGTCGGTCATCGACCTCAACAAGTTCCTTAACCAGCGCGTTCGAGTCAAATTCAGCGGCGGACGAGAGA TTACCGGTGTGCTGAAAGGACATGATGCCGTCTCGAATCTCGTTCTCGACGAAACTGAAGAATTCCTGAGAG ATCCTGAAGACCCATACAAACTTCTTGATCAGACCCGCACCCTTGGTTTAATAGTGGCGCGTGGAACTGCAGTGGTGTTGATCTCGCCGGTGGCCGGCACCGAAGAGATAGCCAACCCCTTTGTAGACGCAACTTCGTAA